A window from Mesorhizobium sp. WSM2240 encodes these proteins:
- a CDS encoding sugar ABC transporter permease, translating to MNMNQGDLLHVVAADDISAGRRRFGHAIVWGAALLLAAVAAAQTAQRTGLADFGFQTWRPTLYAYILWAICLCWSQVLIRGEHGKRTLFVLPAALFVVSLTVFPILFGLVIAFSSWNLSSPLGRQFNGLDNVRQMWSDPFYWNALGNMVWYCLAILVEYAIAFGLALLLNAEIRARKFFRVAFLLPLMLSPVAVSWMIGKSMLELRFGPIARFARWLGWDNPSFFGSPEIARLTIMVLDAWTFIPFMMIMILAGLQAIPKELTEAARVDGAGPWKTFWEVTFPLMLPVSVTAILIRIIFKLKLADIVINLTAGGPGGATDTVTSFIFREYRDRSNVGYGTLLAMVYLVIIIIAMTALMKLAERFARPRT from the coding sequence GTGAACATGAACCAGGGTGATCTCCTCCACGTCGTCGCCGCCGACGACATATCAGCAGGGCGGCGGCGCTTCGGCCACGCGATCGTCTGGGGGGCGGCCCTCCTGCTTGCTGCCGTAGCCGCCGCACAGACCGCGCAGCGGACCGGGCTCGCGGATTTCGGCTTTCAGACCTGGCGGCCTACACTCTACGCCTATATCCTCTGGGCCATCTGCCTGTGCTGGAGCCAGGTGCTGATCCGGGGCGAGCATGGCAAGCGCACGCTCTTCGTGCTTCCAGCCGCACTTTTCGTCGTATCGTTGACGGTGTTCCCGATCCTGTTCGGCCTGGTCATCGCCTTCTCGAGCTGGAACCTGTCCTCACCGCTCGGACGGCAATTCAACGGCCTCGACAACGTTCGGCAGATGTGGAGCGATCCGTTCTACTGGAACGCGCTGGGCAACATGGTCTGGTATTGCCTGGCAATCCTCGTGGAATACGCCATCGCCTTCGGCCTGGCGCTGCTGCTCAATGCCGAGATCCGGGCGCGCAAGTTCTTCCGCGTGGCATTCCTCCTGCCGCTGATGCTTTCGCCGGTCGCTGTGAGTTGGATGATCGGCAAGTCGATGCTGGAGCTGCGCTTCGGCCCGATCGCGCGCTTCGCGCGATGGCTGGGCTGGGACAACCCATCCTTCTTCGGCTCGCCCGAAATCGCGCGGCTCACGATCATGGTGCTCGACGCCTGGACCTTCATCCCCTTCATGATGATCATGATCCTCGCCGGCCTACAGGCGATCCCGAAGGAACTGACGGAGGCAGCCCGCGTCGATGGAGCCGGCCCCTGGAAGACCTTCTGGGAAGTCACATTCCCGCTGATGCTGCCGGTTTCGGTCACGGCGATCCTGATACGTATCATCTTCAAGCTGAAGCTCGCCGACATAGTCATCAATCTCACCGCTGGTGGTCCTGGCGGAGCCACTGACACGGTGACGTCCTTCATCTTCCGGGAGTATCGCGACCGCTCGAATGTCGGCTACGGCACGCTGCTTGCGATGGTCTATCTCGTCATCATCATCATCGCGATGACAGCCCTGATGAAACTCGCCGAACGTTTCGCGAGGCCCCGAACATGA